One stretch of Methanobacterium sp. DNA includes these proteins:
- a CDS encoding DUF2149 domain-containing protein, which produces MLRRQKRRLLNREDEDPMAGSANLVDAMLVLSVGFLIFLVVSWNMQSVMFSDASPEEKKQTMEAMQKAAEIQQGKELNNTPQIQSGEGEGFVEMGRVYKDPKTGKLIMIEG; this is translated from the coding sequence ATGCTTCGAAGACAAAAACGCCGATTACTCAATAGAGAAGATGAAGACCCCATGGCAGGCTCAGCCAACCTCGTAGACGCCATGCTTGTACTGTCTGTAGGATTTTTAATATTTCTGGTTGTATCCTGGAATATGCAGAGTGTGATGTTCAGTGACGCATCACCAGAAGAGAAAAAACAGACCATGGAAGCCATGCAGAAAGCAGCTGAAATACAGCAGGGAAAAGAATTAAACAACACACCCCAAATTCAATCAGGCGAAGGAGAAGGGTTTGTTGAAATGGGAAGAGTGTACAAAGACCCTAAAACAGGTAAACTAATCATGATAGAAGGATAA
- the moaC gene encoding cyclic pyranopterin monophosphate synthase MoaC, producing MEKSFTHLSKKGVHMVEVSDKPVVKRTAIAKGKIDLQKETIRLIENEEIKKGNVLTTAQIAAISAVKSTHHLIPLCHSLKITGVDVGFNVNSEDIEVEISVTSLGKTGVEMEALTGASVALLTIWDMVKSVEKDENGQYPSTKISDIVVVKKEKK from the coding sequence ATGGAAAAATCATTCACCCACCTTTCAAAAAAAGGTGTTCACATGGTAGAAGTATCAGATAAACCAGTTGTAAAAAGAACTGCTATAGCAAAGGGTAAAATAGATCTGCAAAAAGAAACCATCAGGCTCATTGAAAATGAGGAAATAAAGAAGGGTAATGTGCTTACAACAGCCCAAATTGCAGCTATAAGTGCTGTAAAGTCAACACATCATCTTATTCCCTTGTGCCACTCCCTTAAAATTACAGGGGTTGATGTGGGGTTTAATGTAAATAGTGAAGATATTGAAGTTGAAATCAGTGTTACGTCCCTTGGAAAAACCGGCGTTGAAATGGAAGCACTTACAGGAGCAAGTGTAGCACTTTTAACCATCTGGGACATGGTAAAAAGTGTCGAAAAAGATGAAAACGGCCAATATCCTTCAACTAAAATTTCTGACATTGTTGTTGTTAAAAAAGAGAAAAAATAA
- a CDS encoding MJ0307 family thioredoxin: MVVKVEVFTSPSCPYCPMAIDVVDAVKKEMQDDIEVEKIDIMKNREKAVEYGLMAVPAVAINGVIKFVGAPLKEELEKAIKEEIVR; the protein is encoded by the coding sequence ATGGTTGTTAAAGTTGAAGTATTTACATCTCCTTCATGCCCATACTGCCCTATGGCTATTGACGTTGTAGATGCGGTAAAAAAAGAAATGCAGGACGATATTGAAGTTGAAAAAATTGATATCATGAAAAACCGGGAAAAAGCAGTTGAATACGGCTTAATGGCAGTTCCTGCCGTTGCTATTAACGGCGTTATTAAATTTGTTGGTGCTCCTTTAAAGGAAGAACTGGAAAAAGCAATTAAAGAAGAAATTGTTCGATGA
- a CDS encoding DUF2162 domain-containing protein encodes MLELLWQLGILSAALVFGVKIGLAAGFAGLSKKATAAIAAGYGAGIYILTFLISGYTDLVYKVMYDYNFAIFTAMALVIIYAGFHTIREWKVHRKNHAKASCAAMIAPCPCCFGAVLAAIVLASPFIGVSTAFVGQYVAVFLSITVLAFYFASGAVVRITKQPYPILLGNFMLFVGFYFLASAIVIPNISKVLQSPMNPMDVPSTETLIYASVFVLVLMFAGFYITKKKSDLIQK; translated from the coding sequence ATGTTAGAATTATTATGGCAACTGGGAATATTATCAGCAGCCCTGGTGTTTGGTGTTAAAATAGGACTTGCAGCAGGATTCGCCGGTCTTTCAAAGAAGGCTACAGCAGCAATAGCAGCAGGATATGGTGCAGGAATATATATTTTGACATTTTTAATTTCAGGATACACCGATCTGGTATATAAAGTTATGTATGATTATAATTTTGCTATATTCACAGCTATGGCGCTTGTTATCATATATGCGGGTTTCCACACCATCAGAGAATGGAAGGTGCACCGTAAAAATCATGCTAAAGCATCGTGTGCTGCTATGATTGCACCCTGCCCCTGCTGTTTTGGAGCGGTTTTAGCAGCAATAGTGCTTGCATCCCCATTTATTGGAGTTTCAACAGCATTTGTTGGGCAATATGTGGCTGTTTTTTTAAGTATAACTGTACTGGCTTTTTATTTTGCATCTGGTGCAGTGGTTAGAATTACAAAGCAGCCTTACCCTATTTTACTTGGTAATTTCATGCTTTTTGTTGGATTTTACTTTTTAGCGTCTGCTATAGTTATTCCCAATATAAGTAAGGTTCTTCAATCCCCTATGAACCCAATGGATGTACCATCCACTGAAACACTGATCTATGCATCAGTATTTGTGCTTGTACTGATGTTTGCAGGATTTTATATAACAAAAAAGAAGAGTGATTTAATACAAAAATGA
- a CDS encoding MotA/TolQ/ExbB proton channel family protein, with protein MVVVPGSDMLAAALHVISQSLLIPVIVGLLAFMVYAIINFGGLISEYSGRINFDAGKVEKLIKEISNPGTPENIMEVVEKSGLPQNHKEILIKIAGSSNIGSKSREALARKLIENEELKIAKSLEKTDMVTRLGPTLGLMGTLIPMGPGLAALGAGNIAGLAQAIIIAFDTTVVGLAAGGIAFVISKVRKRWYEDNLTTLETLSESVLEVLDASKTKTPITQ; from the coding sequence ATGGTGGTAGTTCCTGGAAGTGATATGTTAGCAGCGGCTTTGCATGTGATATCGCAGAGCCTTCTTATACCGGTTATTGTGGGGCTTTTAGCCTTCATGGTTTATGCAATAATCAATTTTGGAGGTTTAATCTCAGAATATTCCGGTAGAATCAATTTTGATGCGGGAAAAGTGGAAAAACTTATAAAAGAAATTTCAAATCCGGGCACCCCAGAAAATATAATGGAAGTAGTGGAAAAGAGTGGTTTACCCCAAAACCACAAAGAAATACTCATAAAAATTGCCGGATCCAGCAATATAGGTTCTAAATCCAGAGAAGCTCTGGCAAGAAAATTAATAGAAAACGAAGAGCTTAAAATAGCTAAAAGTCTTGAAAAAACAGATATGGTCACAAGACTTGGACCCACACTGGGACTAATGGGCACACTGATACCTATGGGGCCAGGATTAGCAGCTCTTGGTGCTGGAAACATCGCCGGCCTGGCACAGGCCATAATAATTGCATTCGACACCACAGTAGTTGGACTTGCTGCAGGTGGTATTGCTTTTGTGATTTCCAAGGTCAGAAAACGCTGGTATGAGGACAACCTCACCACCCTGGAAACACTATCAGAATCAGTTCTGGAGGTTTTAGATGCTTCGAAGACAAAAACGCCGATTACTCAATAG
- a CDS encoding cobaltochelatase subunit CobN, whose protein sequence is MRRQVILIVMTFVFALLLCGAVAAATTEGDSGSINVTQQSNNSSVNQSENVEVKEAKPKMAIFLHDADLRSAEAFDKIPVADRPVNLSIYRTLKAAEYINETLDLTKYRVIIVQTGGHGGAPTQQLNAMLPLLRSARDAGAEIAIMGVGHNISTINLTQHPFISGYFQNLVHFGTIPNSINAHNLLNYTYSKFMNGTANIHPPAHLPTPGIYHPNAPGFFFNNTADYISWAKNRTDNRFDATKPTVGILACPQFTSGYVMDEFVRKIEEHGANVMIVYPVRGTITDVSIRNPEIPLFYMDSKPLVDVVISFHNVVKTIPDEMRVDQFKELNVSVLGGISLGGMFGRMTPEEWKNSTRGVDLAHVGFIFTPKELIGVAAPTVIAGIHIDESGARIDVPIPEQITRLVGRAINHALLKHKENKDKNIAIIHFEYAAAGLNIHKSLEQLLSAMYSEKYTVNPMNESEITNAMIAHGRNIGMWAQSTLEMMVQNHRDKLVLIPISEYEKWFKDIIPEHRQKEVLAFWGEPANGSMVVKHEGKPYFVIPMVRTGNIMIMPQPSRSGGTVDERVVYHDAKMPPHHQYIAFYLWLQRQNIDAIIHFGTHGTQEWLPGKERGLSVDCWPSLMSGEIPIIYPYIVDNVGEATIAKRRGDAVIISHMTPQLVAAGLHGDLRILHDMIHHYKEIPDPVVQDGERRQVIKKAIDMNIDKEMGMPGFEGIPWDLNLTDMIHKHIHMIESQVIPVGLHILGEIPNKALMKETVLKMLGPVFIKEIITVGNITGVYECKVEEDARARAKDMLDMALLNKTSLIDIQRQILNNNSSDKLTKDLEKGILYFKNFLLVDSEIKSIISALSGGFIPPSSGGDPIRNPESLPTGRNLYSFDPREIPTKTSWEIGRNTLHAFLEEYNATHGKYPDKIAFILFAGETMRHRGVAEAQILYALGVEPVWDSSNRVRTDIRVSNGLRLIPDDKLGRPRIDVVVTITCLYRDTFSCRVNLIDAAVRLVANHTENGQINHIRRNYLELRDKLMKDGVSDENANRLASARIFGPASGAYGLGLGNAVADSGTWGERSELASFYLNRMGNIYSANMWGEHNRSVFEQILRKTDVAIFSRSSNNWGLLTTDHPFEFLGGLSMAIEHLDGRKPQLMITDLRNPYGDTKIISLDRMLRTELRARPYNPRWIKGLMEHGFSGAREMSDVITNLWGWQVTTPHIITDDMWNEMFATLIQDKYNLGMNQFFDANNPWAQQLIMVRMLETVERGWWNADSAIIQELTRQYMESVAKHGSGCSAAQCANKRFDEFIARHRFKNVTGSPATFEPGQQLPATSNTPGQPGVTPGASPGQSGATATEVEAATAQEPSAGETGEKGQKAYEVDKTDPGASGIPDKTLTYVATGLIGILLLLGAGFFRESILSFLGLSRK, encoded by the coding sequence ATGAGAAGACAAGTGATTTTAATAGTAATGACATTTGTTTTCGCACTGCTTCTTTGCGGAGCAGTCGCAGCAGCGACAACCGAAGGTGATTCTGGAAGCATAAATGTAACACAACAGTCAAATAACTCATCAGTCAATCAAAGTGAAAATGTAGAAGTAAAAGAAGCAAAACCAAAGATGGCGATATTTTTACATGACGCAGATTTAAGATCTGCCGAGGCATTTGATAAAATACCTGTTGCTGACAGACCAGTAAATCTAAGTATATATCGGACACTGAAAGCAGCAGAATATATCAATGAAACATTAGACCTTACAAAATACAGAGTTATCATTGTTCAAACAGGAGGGCACGGAGGAGCACCAACCCAGCAATTAAATGCAATGCTTCCATTACTTAGATCTGCACGCGACGCTGGTGCGGAAATTGCAATAATGGGTGTTGGGCACAACATAAGCACAATAAATCTTACACAACATCCTTTTATATCTGGATACTTCCAGAATCTGGTACATTTTGGAACTATCCCCAACAGCATAAACGCCCACAATTTGCTAAACTACACTTATTCAAAGTTCATGAATGGAACAGCCAATATCCATCCTCCTGCACATCTGCCAACACCAGGGATTTATCATCCTAATGCACCGGGCTTTTTTTTCAATAACACTGCAGATTATATTTCATGGGCTAAAAATCGGACGGACAACCGGTTCGACGCAACTAAACCAACTGTTGGTATTCTTGCATGTCCACAATTTACAAGTGGATATGTAATGGATGAATTTGTCCGCAAAATTGAGGAACACGGTGCAAATGTAATGATAGTTTATCCTGTTCGTGGCACGATAACTGATGTAAGCATAAGAAATCCAGAAATTCCGCTCTTTTACATGGACAGTAAGCCTCTAGTTGACGTGGTTATATCTTTCCACAACGTCGTTAAGACCATCCCAGATGAAATGAGGGTAGATCAATTTAAAGAGCTTAATGTATCCGTTCTTGGTGGAATTTCACTAGGAGGTATGTTTGGAAGGATGACTCCTGAAGAATGGAAGAACTCCACAAGAGGTGTTGATCTGGCGCATGTTGGGTTTATTTTTACACCGAAAGAACTGATTGGTGTTGCTGCCCCTACGGTGATTGCTGGTATTCACATAGACGAATCTGGAGCAAGGATTGATGTGCCTATACCAGAACAGATTACAAGACTTGTTGGTCGTGCAATAAATCATGCCCTGCTGAAGCACAAAGAAAATAAAGATAAAAATATTGCTATTATACACTTTGAATATGCTGCAGCTGGACTTAATATCCACAAAAGTTTAGAACAGTTACTCAGTGCAATGTACAGTGAAAAATACACTGTTAATCCAATGAACGAGAGTGAAATTACAAATGCAATGATAGCACACGGCCGTAATATCGGTATGTGGGCTCAATCTACTTTGGAGATGATGGTACAGAATCATAGAGATAAGCTTGTTCTGATCCCAATTTCTGAATATGAAAAATGGTTTAAAGATATTATACCTGAACATAGACAGAAAGAGGTGCTTGCATTCTGGGGAGAACCTGCAAATGGTTCTATGGTAGTAAAGCATGAGGGAAAACCATATTTTGTTATCCCTATGGTTAGAACAGGTAATATTATGATAATGCCACAACCATCCAGAAGCGGAGGAACTGTTGATGAAAGAGTTGTATACCATGATGCGAAAATGCCACCACATCACCAGTACATTGCGTTTTATCTCTGGCTGCAACGACAGAACATCGATGCAATTATCCACTTCGGTACACATGGAACACAGGAATGGTTGCCAGGTAAAGAAAGAGGGCTATCAGTAGATTGCTGGCCATCTCTTATGAGTGGTGAAATTCCTATAATTTACCCTTACATCGTCGATAATGTTGGAGAAGCAACCATAGCAAAGCGCCGTGGCGATGCTGTAATCATCAGTCACATGACACCACAACTGGTAGCAGCAGGCTTGCATGGAGATTTGAGAATTCTTCACGATATGATCCATCATTACAAAGAAATTCCAGATCCTGTTGTGCAGGATGGAGAACGGCGGCAGGTCATTAAAAAAGCGATCGATATGAACATTGATAAAGAGATGGGAATGCCGGGCTTTGAAGGGATTCCGTGGGATTTAAATCTTACTGATATGATCCACAAACACATTCATATGATCGAAAGTCAGGTGATACCTGTAGGGCTGCATATTCTCGGAGAAATTCCTAATAAGGCACTTATGAAAGAGACAGTGCTTAAGATGCTCGGTCCAGTATTTATCAAAGAGATCATAACGGTTGGTAACATAACAGGAGTTTATGAATGCAAAGTAGAAGAAGATGCAAGAGCCAGAGCAAAAGATATGTTGGATATGGCACTCCTCAATAAGACATCACTTATAGACATTCAGCGACAGATACTGAACAATAATTCATCAGATAAACTCACGAAGGATTTAGAAAAAGGAATATTATATTTTAAGAACTTCTTGCTTGTAGATAGTGAAATTAAATCTATTATAAGCGCTCTTTCAGGCGGGTTCATTCCTCCAAGTTCTGGAGGAGATCCGATTCGTAATCCTGAAAGTCTGCCTACTGGACGTAATCTTTACTCCTTCGATCCAAGAGAAATACCTACAAAAACTTCATGGGAAATTGGAAGAAATACTCTGCACGCATTTCTGGAAGAATATAATGCAACACATGGAAAGTATCCAGACAAGATAGCATTTATTCTATTTGCAGGTGAGACGATGCGCCATCGTGGTGTTGCAGAAGCACAGATTCTTTATGCACTCGGTGTTGAACCAGTATGGGACAGTAGCAATCGTGTGCGTACAGATATAAGAGTATCTAATGGTTTACGACTTATCCCTGATGATAAGCTTGGTCGTCCACGAATTGATGTTGTTGTCACTATAACCTGCCTTTATCGAGACACATTTTCATGCCGTGTTAATCTTATCGATGCGGCGGTGCGGCTTGTTGCCAATCATACAGAAAATGGACAAATAAATCATATACGGCGCAATTATCTTGAACTTAGAGATAAGTTAATGAAAGATGGTGTTTCGGATGAAAATGCAAACAGATTGGCATCAGCCCGTATATTTGGACCAGCATCTGGTGCTTATGGTCTCGGACTTGGAAATGCAGTTGCAGACAGTGGAACATGGGGTGAAAGAAGTGAATTAGCAAGTTTCTACCTCAATCGAATGGGTAATATCTATTCTGCAAATATGTGGGGAGAACATAATCGATCTGTCTTTGAACAGATCTTACGCAAGACAGATGTAGCTATTTTCAGCAGATCATCTAACAACTGGGGATTACTGACAACAGATCATCCATTTGAGTTCCTGGGCGGTCTAAGCATGGCGATTGAACATCTTGATGGAAGAAAACCACAATTGATGATCACTGATCTACGCAATCCATATGGAGATACCAAAATCATTTCATTAGATAGGATGCTTCGAACAGAGCTTCGAGCCCGACCTTATAATCCAAGGTGGATTAAGGGATTGATGGAGCATGGTTTCAGTGGAGCCAGAGAGATGTCAGATGTGATCACCAATCTATGGGGATGGCAGGTTACCACACCACATATTATCACAGATGATATGTGGAATGAGATGTTTGCTACTCTAATTCAGGACAAATACAATCTTGGCATGAATCAATTCTTTGACGCGAACAACCCGTGGGCACAACAATTAATAATGGTGCGGATGCTTGAAACAGTGGAAAGAGGCTGGTGGAATGCTGATTCTGCTATCATTCAAGAACTTACAAGGCAATATATGGAATCTGTTGCAAAGCATGGTTCAGGTTGTTCTGCTGCTCAGTGTGCTAATAAGCGATTCGATGAATTCATTGCCAGACACAGATTTAAAAATGTAACTGGTTCTCCAGCAACATTTGAACCAGGACAGCAATTACCAGCAACCTCAAATACACCCGGACAACCAGGAGTTACACCAGGAGCTTCACCAGGACAGTCAGGAGCTACAGCAACTGAGGTAGAAGCAGCAACTGCACAGGAACCATCAGCAGGAGAAACAGGTGAAAAGGGACAAAAGGCTTATGAGGTAGATAAAACTGATCCTGGCGCTTCTGGCATTCCTGACAAAACACTTACTTACGTTGCGACTGGATTAATTGGCATACTGCTGCTTCTTGGTGCAGGGTTCTTTAGAGAAAGTATCCTAAGCTTCTTAGGACTGTCCAGAAAATAA
- the sppA gene encoding signal peptide peptidase SppA translates to MDKNIKLLILGVAGLFALFILLVGVGLMMGPIGPIFGGTVAVIPIQGEIGYASSDILGGSITSPDTIKDQIKDAEEDPTINAILLDINSPGGTPVASTEIMEAVKNCSKPVVAWISDTGASGAYLVASGADKVVASRSSWVGSIGVIITLTDLSDLYKAIGVDIYSIKAGRFKDMGANYRDLTGEEKQMLQDMINEEHNNFISIIAENRKLDINHVRSLAEGQVFTGAQAKELKLIDETGGKDQALDIAAELGGIGIGEQYEVVTMTRPQTIEDILSGLSSKIGYSVGRGIGSIIKNDNLQNLFY, encoded by the coding sequence ATGGATAAAAATATCAAATTACTGATACTTGGTGTAGCTGGGCTTTTTGCCCTGTTTATACTTTTAGTAGGTGTAGGTTTAATGATGGGTCCTATTGGTCCCATATTTGGAGGAACAGTTGCAGTCATACCTATCCAGGGTGAAATAGGTTATGCATCTTCAGATATACTTGGTGGAAGTATTACCAGTCCAGATACAATAAAAGATCAGATTAAAGATGCTGAAGAAGACCCCACCATAAATGCAATCCTTCTGGATATAAATAGTCCGGGAGGAACACCAGTTGCAAGTACAGAAATCATGGAAGCTGTTAAAAATTGTAGCAAGCCCGTTGTAGCATGGATAAGTGATACAGGAGCATCAGGTGCCTATCTTGTAGCATCAGGAGCAGATAAGGTTGTTGCAAGTAGATCATCATGGGTTGGAAGCATAGGCGTTATAATAACCCTAACAGATCTCTCTGATCTTTATAAAGCCATTGGAGTTGATATATACTCCATTAAAGCAGGTAGATTTAAGGACATGGGTGCTAATTACAGAGATTTAACCGGTGAAGAAAAGCAAATGCTCCAGGATATGATCAATGAAGAACATAATAATTTCATTTCCATTATTGCAGAAAACAGAAAATTAGACATTAACCACGTGAGAAGTTTAGCTGAAGGACAGGTATTCACAGGCGCACAGGCAAAGGAACTTAAATTAATTGACGAAACCGGTGGAAAGGATCAGGCTCTGGATATTGCAGCAGAGCTTGGAGGAATTGGAATTGGGGAGCAATACGAGGTTGTAACCATGACCCGGCCGCAGACAATTGAAGATATTTTAAGTGGTTTATCATCTAAAATTGGTTACTCTGTGGGCAGGGGAATTGGGAGTATAATTAAAAATGATAATCTTCAAAATTTATTTTATTAA
- a CDS encoding DUF5518 domain-containing protein, which yields MVNWGAVVIGFILSIILPALFGFAGAIGFYFGLFVAGLIVGLMVGGGVLNGAWNAAVAGAFGGIVLAVLIVIGGALFAGIAGFLAGLAAGIILVVISIIQSLILMGIGGAIGGAVKS from the coding sequence ATGGTAAACTGGGGAGCAGTAGTAATTGGGTTTATTTTATCCATTATATTGCCTGCATTATTTGGCTTTGCAGGTGCGATAGGCTTTTATTTTGGATTGTTTGTAGCAGGCTTGATTGTTGGTTTAATGGTCGGCGGCGGAGTCTTGAATGGTGCCTGGAATGCAGCCGTAGCCGGTGCTTTTGGAGGAATAGTGCTTGCTGTGCTGATCGTAATTGGTGGAGCATTGTTTGCAGGTATTGCAGGGTTTTTAGCAGGACTTGCAGCCGGAATAATACTTGTTGTTATATCCATCATCCAGTCTTTGATCCTGATGGGAATTGGTGGCGCTATTGGTGGAGCAGTAAAAAGTTAA
- the cbiD gene encoding cobalt-precorrin-5B (C(1))-methyltransferase CbiD: MKKMEVHSESFLGGSKNYNLGKLTEKKQNPPYGITTGSGAAAAALAAFLSLKNKKIPAVTVDSPFGKLDIDVYCFKKLNSNSGRACIIKMPYNDPDVTKNLKICADVRINDFNKITVKGGKGVGVVTKPGLQVPVGKHSINPVPMQMIKSNLQKVLPDGKGAEVTIFVPRGEEIAKKTMNSRLGITGGISILGTTGIARPMSSNAYKKSLACQIDVAVAEEFKDLIFVPGNIGERIAKEILDVNEDQIVQMGNFVGFMLDKAQKKGVCKITLLGHAGKIVKIAAGIFNTKNSVADGRREIIAAYCGLSGADRQLIDQIFRSKTTEDMIDILDRENMTLDVFSRIGEAVKEKCQERVEIDFDVIIVRMDGRILNKP; the protein is encoded by the coding sequence ATGAAAAAAATGGAAGTTCACAGTGAATCTTTTCTTGGAGGGTCAAAAAACTATAATCTGGGGAAATTAACTGAAAAAAAACAAAATCCTCCTTATGGGATTACTACAGGAAGCGGTGCAGCAGCTGCGGCTCTTGCTGCATTTTTATCCCTGAAAAATAAGAAGATACCTGCTGTAACTGTTGATTCTCCTTTTGGAAAACTTGATATTGATGTTTACTGTTTTAAAAAATTAAATTCTAATTCTGGAAGGGCATGCATAATCAAAATGCCCTATAACGACCCTGATGTTACCAAGAACCTTAAAATATGTGCTGATGTCAGGATCAATGATTTTAACAAAATAACAGTGAAAGGCGGTAAAGGGGTGGGTGTTGTAACAAAGCCTGGCCTTCAGGTTCCTGTTGGTAAACACTCCATAAATCCAGTTCCTATGCAGATGATAAAATCTAACCTCCAAAAAGTTCTCCCTGATGGAAAAGGGGCTGAAGTAACTATTTTTGTGCCCCGTGGAGAAGAAATTGCAAAAAAAACTATGAACTCCCGTCTTGGAATTACAGGAGGAATTTCAATACTTGGAACAACAGGTATTGCTCGCCCCATGTCTTCTAATGCTTATAAAAAGTCCTTAGCATGCCAGATTGATGTTGCAGTTGCTGAAGAATTCAAAGATCTGATTTTTGTCCCGGGAAATATTGGAGAACGAATTGCAAAGGAAATTTTAGATGTTAATGAAGACCAGATAGTCCAGATGGGAAACTTTGTGGGTTTTATGCTTGATAAAGCCCAAAAGAAGGGAGTTTGTAAAATTACATTGCTGGGACACGCTGGAAAAATCGTTAAAATTGCGGCTGGAATATTTAACACCAAAAACAGTGTTGCAGATGGAAGACGTGAAATAATAGCGGCTTACTGCGGACTTTCAGGTGCTGACAGACAATTAATAGATCAAATTTTTAGATCAAAAACCACTGAGGATATGATAGATATTTTAGATAGAGAAAACATGACTCTGGACGTTTTTAGTAGGATAGGAGAAGCTGTTAAAGAAAAATGTCAGGAAAGAGTGGAAATAGATTTTGATGTTATTATTGTTAGAATGGATGGTAGGATCCTTAACAAGCCCTGA